A genomic window from Sphingomonas taxi includes:
- the gspN gene encoding type II secretion system protein N produces the protein MRRIRLRTGPVALFGALLLLALLVFLPLRLVLGAVGLGEQGFSARTVTGSVWDGRLNEARFGDLALGSLDASLSPFALLLGRARVAVDGAPGLIHGAITLSRHGQGIDDMTATLPTGGAFAPLPVNQLSLEGVTVHFTDTVCDKAEGRVRARLIGEAAGVPLPTEVSGVARCDAGALLLPLASQAGTESIELRITGAGRYTAALRIAPGDPAAAQRLAAAGFVGGQGGYRLSVEGSF, from the coding sequence ATGAGGCGCATCCGGCTCCGCACCGGCCCGGTCGCGCTGTTCGGCGCGCTGCTGCTGCTCGCGCTGCTCGTCTTCCTGCCGCTGCGGCTGGTGCTCGGCGCGGTCGGGCTCGGCGAACAGGGCTTTTCCGCGCGCACCGTCACCGGCAGCGTCTGGGACGGCCGGCTCAACGAGGCGCGGTTCGGCGATCTCGCACTCGGTTCGCTCGACGCCAGCCTCTCGCCCTTCGCCCTGCTGCTCGGTCGCGCCCGCGTCGCCGTCGACGGCGCCCCCGGTCTGATCCACGGTGCGATCACGCTCAGCCGTCACGGCCAGGGCATCGACGACATGACGGCGACGCTCCCCACCGGCGGCGCCTTCGCGCCCTTGCCGGTCAACCAATTGTCGCTGGAAGGCGTCACCGTCCATTTCACCGATACCGTCTGCGACAAGGCGGAGGGTCGCGTCCGCGCCCGGCTGATCGGCGAGGCGGCGGGCGTGCCGCTGCCGACCGAAGTGTCGGGCGTCGCGCGCTGCGACGCCGGCGCGCTGCTGCTGCCGCTCGCCAGCCAGGCCGGCACCGAGAGTATCGAGCTGCGCATCACCGGCGCCGGCCGCTACACCGCGGCGCTGCGCATCGCCCCCGGCGACCCCGCTGCGGCACAGCGTCTCGCCGCCGCCGGATTCGTCGGCGGGCAGGGGGGATATCGACTTTCCGTCGAAGGAAGCTTCTGA
- the gspL gene encoding type II secretion system protein GspL, which produces MTTLLFLPSGDRGYRWLRLADGAIRESDGVPPASDDPVIAIAPAESVALHWAELPVRSPAQAVAAARLLVAEASATPLTELHVAVGDEGEGERPIAVVALAQMAQWLTDLTAHGIDPLAILPAPLLLPRPEEGYVRATIAGAALVRSRTTGFADEAPLADLVIGDTPQHTLDRDGIDAALAAALAAPVLDLRQGAFARRRRRIGIDWALVRRLAVLGAAILLVTLAIDLVRIAKYSFGADALESRAEALGRTGLARGETVTDVDRQLAERLSAVRGPGLGFTTTVAAIYDAVRATPGTELTSLDFQSNGSVRIGVGAARESLPTDLKRTLEAAGFTVEAGTFQSANGRVTGEMTVSRR; this is translated from the coding sequence ATGACGACGCTCCTGTTCCTCCCGTCCGGCGACCGCGGCTATCGCTGGCTCCGACTTGCCGATGGCGCGATCCGCGAAAGCGACGGCGTGCCGCCGGCAAGCGACGATCCCGTCATCGCGATCGCGCCTGCCGAATCGGTCGCGTTGCACTGGGCCGAACTGCCCGTCCGTTCGCCCGCGCAGGCGGTCGCCGCCGCGCGCTTGCTCGTCGCCGAGGCGAGCGCCACCCCGCTCACCGAACTCCACGTCGCGGTCGGCGACGAAGGCGAGGGCGAACGCCCGATCGCCGTCGTCGCGCTCGCGCAGATGGCGCAATGGCTCACCGACCTCACCGCGCATGGCATCGACCCGCTGGCGATCCTGCCCGCACCGCTGCTGCTGCCGCGTCCCGAGGAAGGCTATGTCCGCGCGACGATCGCCGGCGCGGCGCTGGTACGCAGCCGCACCACCGGCTTCGCCGACGAGGCGCCGCTCGCCGATCTGGTCATCGGTGACACGCCGCAACACACGCTGGACCGGGACGGGATCGATGCCGCGCTCGCCGCTGCGCTCGCCGCGCCGGTGCTCGACCTGCGTCAGGGGGCCTTCGCCCGCCGTCGTCGCCGCATCGGCATCGACTGGGCGCTGGTCCGCCGGCTGGCGGTGCTCGGCGCCGCCATCCTGCTGGTGACGCTCGCCATCGATCTCGTCCGGATCGCCAAATACAGCTTCGGCGCCGATGCGCTGGAAAGCCGCGCCGAGGCGCTCGGCCGCACGGGCCTCGCCCGCGGCGAAACGGTGACCGACGTCGACCGCCAACTCGCCGAACGCCTGTCGGCGGTGCGCGGCCCCGGCCTCGGTTTCACCACGACGGTCGCGGCGATCTACGACGCGGTGCGAGCGACGCCCGGTACCGAGCTGACATCGCTCGATTTCCAGTCGAACGGCAGCGTCCGTATCGGCGTCGGCGCGGCGCGCGAATCGCTGCCGACCGATCTCAAGCGGACGCTCGAGGCGGCCGGCTTCACCGTCGAGGCGGGGACGTTCCAGTCCGCCAATGGAAGGGTGACGGGCGAGATGACGGTGAGCCGGCGATGA
- the gspK gene encoding type II secretion system minor pseudopilin GspK → MADRERGAALLTVLLLVAMIAVLAGTALERLRLTTRLAGNALAGEQARGYARAAEALATTKVTDMLGTSRDRVTLAGGWSNRPFGLPLPGGGLAVARVRDGGNCFNLNGLVTKLGPGVYTSTQAIAQRIQFVRLMRSLNVPVQSAERIAAATADWIDSDQDQQGNGAEDPVYLARATPYRTAGTLMADPSELRAVDGVTPDIYAQLRPWICTLPDAKPAAININTLTPEQAPLIAMLFPGNLSADAIRGMLLRRPPQGFKDASTFLNLAGNGATPDSGSGGLAVTSTWFALAIDVSTGGVQLQERALIDASRLPARLVARQWGDES, encoded by the coding sequence GTGGCTGACCGCGAGCGCGGCGCCGCGCTGCTCACCGTACTGCTGCTCGTCGCGATGATCGCCGTGCTCGCCGGCACCGCGCTCGAACGGCTGCGGTTGACGACGCGGCTCGCCGGCAACGCGCTCGCGGGCGAACAGGCGCGCGGCTATGCCCGCGCCGCCGAGGCGCTCGCCACCACCAAGGTCACCGACATGCTCGGCACCAGCCGCGACCGCGTCACGCTGGCCGGCGGCTGGAGCAACCGCCCGTTCGGCCTGCCGCTGCCCGGCGGCGGCCTCGCGGTGGCGCGGGTGCGCGACGGCGGCAATTGCTTCAACCTCAACGGCCTCGTCACGAAGCTCGGCCCCGGTGTCTACACTTCGACACAGGCGATCGCGCAGCGCATCCAGTTCGTCCGGCTCATGCGATCGCTCAACGTCCCCGTGCAGTCCGCCGAACGGATTGCCGCCGCCACCGCCGACTGGATCGACAGCGATCAGGATCAGCAGGGCAATGGCGCCGAGGACCCGGTCTATCTCGCCCGCGCCACCCCGTATCGCACCGCCGGCACGCTGATGGCCGACCCCAGCGAGCTGCGCGCGGTCGACGGCGTCACGCCCGACATCTACGCGCAGCTTCGCCCGTGGATCTGCACCTTGCCCGATGCCAAGCCGGCGGCGATCAACATCAACACGCTCACCCCCGAACAGGCGCCGCTGATCGCAATGCTCTTCCCCGGCAATCTGTCGGCCGATGCGATCCGCGGCATGCTGCTCCGCCGCCCGCCGCAAGGGTTCAAGGACGCCAGCACCTTCCTCAACCTCGCCGGCAACGGTGCCACGCCCGACAGCGGCAGCGGCGGCCTCGCCGTCACCTCGACCTGGTTCGCGCTCGCGATCGACGTCAGCACCGGCGGCGTGCAATTGCAGGAAAGGGCGCTGATCGACGCAAGCCGGCTTCCCGCGCGGCTCGTTGCGCGGCAATGGGGCGACGAATCATGA
- a CDS encoding Glu/Leu/Phe/Val dehydrogenase family protein yields the protein MTSVWDLPDFDSHEGVHAFTDRESGLRAIIAVHSTHLGPAAGGARFWHYASGDQAVTDALRLSRGMSFKNAMAGLALGGGKGVILADAPGAVISEDRLKAFGRAVESLGGKYVTAEDVGMSEARMKVIAGETKFVSGLPVASGAAGGDPGPYTAHGVYLGVKAAAKRGLGTDDMKGVHVAIQGVGSVGGGLAKLLAKDGARLTLADVDAQRAKALAAELGAETVAAGAILGVEADIFSPNALGAILTEATIPTLVAKVVAGGANNQLATREDYDRLHDRGILYAPDYVINAGGIINVGLEYLGQGDEAEVMARIAKIPARLDEVWDESERTGRPAAEVADTIAQRLIGRG from the coding sequence ATGACCTCGGTGTGGGATCTTCCCGATTTCGATTCGCATGAGGGCGTCCACGCCTTCACCGATCGGGAGTCCGGTCTTCGCGCCATTATCGCGGTCCACTCCACCCATCTCGGGCCGGCGGCCGGCGGCGCGCGCTTCTGGCATTATGCGTCGGGCGACCAGGCGGTCACCGACGCGCTGCGCCTGTCGCGCGGCATGAGCTTCAAGAACGCCATGGCCGGCCTCGCGCTCGGCGGCGGCAAGGGCGTCATCCTCGCCGATGCACCCGGTGCGGTCATCAGTGAAGACCGGCTCAAGGCGTTCGGCCGCGCGGTCGAATCGCTCGGCGGCAAGTACGTGACCGCCGAAGACGTCGGCATGTCCGAGGCGCGGATGAAGGTCATCGCCGGCGAGACGAAGTTCGTCAGCGGCCTGCCGGTGGCGAGCGGCGCAGCGGGCGGCGACCCCGGCCCGTACACCGCGCATGGCGTCTATCTTGGCGTCAAGGCAGCCGCGAAGCGCGGCCTCGGCACCGACGACATGAAGGGCGTCCACGTCGCGATCCAGGGCGTCGGCTCGGTCGGCGGCGGGCTTGCCAAATTGCTCGCGAAGGACGGCGCGCGCCTGACGCTCGCCGATGTCGATGCCCAGCGCGCCAAGGCGCTCGCCGCCGAACTGGGCGCCGAGACGGTGGCAGCCGGCGCGATCCTCGGCGTCGAGGCGGACATCTTCAGCCCCAATGCTTTGGGTGCGATCCTCACCGAGGCGACGATCCCCACGCTGGTTGCCAAGGTCGTTGCCGGCGGCGCCAACAACCAGCTTGCGACGCGCGAGGATTACGATCGCCTCCACGATCGCGGCATCCTCTACGCGCCCGACTACGTCATCAACGCCGGCGGCATCATCAACGTCGGCCTCGAATATCTCGGTCAGGGCGACGAGGCCGAGGTGATGGCACGCATCGCCAAGATCCCCGCCCGCCTCGACGAGGTCTGGGACGAAAGCGAGCGCACCGGTCGTCCCGCCGCTGAAGTGGCGGACACGATTGCCCAACGGCTGATCGGGCGGGGGTGA
- the gspM gene encoding type II secretion system protein GspM produces the protein MRSLRNWFAGRSLRERRMILVMLALLIVTIIWGGIILPVRDGLSGARERYADAVVRFAATQDEVDLLRSAGRRVPLNGSLADTLRLRADAAGLALATVDDTGGGRVHATIQAAKPAALGRWLGGLEANGILVESAVWRDNQDGSVAADLVVRARAA, from the coding sequence ATGAGGTCCTTGCGCAACTGGTTCGCGGGACGATCTTTGCGCGAACGGCGGATGATCCTCGTCATGCTCGCTTTGCTCATCGTGACGATCATCTGGGGCGGGATCATCCTGCCCGTCCGCGACGGCCTGTCGGGGGCCCGCGAACGCTATGCCGATGCGGTCGTCCGCTTCGCCGCGACGCAGGACGAGGTCGACCTGCTCCGTTCCGCCGGCCGGCGCGTGCCGCTCAACGGCTCGCTCGCCGACACGCTGCGGTTGCGCGCCGACGCCGCCGGCCTCGCGCTCGCCACCGTCGACGACACCGGCGGCGGCCGCGTCCATGCCACGATCCAGGCGGCCAAGCCCGCCGCGCTCGGCCGCTGGCTCGGCGGGCTCGAGGCGAACGGCATCCTCGTCGAATCGGCGGTGTGGCGCGACAATCAGGACGGCAGCGTCGCCGCCGACCTCGTCGTCCGGGCGCGCGCGGCATGA
- the gspJ gene encoding type II secretion system minor pseudopilin GspJ: MPPSRPTAQAGFTLVEVMIALMIFGLIAAAGVAILTFSVRAQTATGKRFDDIAALNRTASLLAGDLGQAIDRPARDEGGTMLPAFTGESDGRIRFVRTGWANVDAAPRASAQKVAYQLDGNMLLRVAYPMLDGAVPLPAVTLLDKVAGVAARYRYRGAWSDRWDGTQGAALPQAAEITVRRTDGTAFRLMLLVGAGSSASPLPGASPTPNPTATSGG; this comes from the coding sequence ATGCCGCCGTCCCGCCCGACCGCGCAAGCCGGCTTCACCCTCGTAGAGGTCATGATCGCGCTGATGATCTTCGGCCTGATCGCTGCCGCCGGCGTCGCGATCCTCACCTTCAGCGTCCGCGCGCAGACCGCCACCGGCAAGCGCTTCGACGATATCGCAGCGCTCAACCGCACTGCGTCGCTGCTCGCCGGCGACCTCGGCCAGGCGATCGACCGGCCCGCACGCGACGAGGGCGGCACCATGCTCCCCGCCTTCACCGGCGAAAGCGACGGCCGCATCCGCTTCGTCCGCACCGGCTGGGCCAATGTCGACGCCGCGCCGCGCGCCAGCGCGCAGAAGGTCGCCTATCAGCTCGACGGCAATATGCTGTTACGCGTCGCCTATCCGATGCTCGATGGCGCCGTGCCGCTGCCTGCGGTGACGCTGCTCGACAAGGTCGCCGGCGTCGCCGCCCGCTATCGCTACAGGGGCGCGTGGAGCGACCGCTGGGACGGCACGCAGGGCGCCGCGCTGCCGCAGGCAGCCGAGATCACCGTCCGCCGCACCGACGGCACCGCCTTCCGCCTGATGCTGCTCGTCGGCGCGGGCAGCAGCGCGAGCCCGCTCCCGGGTGCATCGCCGACCCCCAATCCGACGGCGACGTCGGGTGGCTGA
- the gspI gene encoding type II secretion system minor pseudopilin GspI gives MRTRGFTLIEIMVALAVFSLAVLALLRLETATIRGARTLDESLVAGLVARNVANDAVTEAQPPVAGRTTGSEVNGGRTWTWVRQVRGTGNAAIVRIDVAVTNRAGQIVGRTTAIRPPDQPS, from the coding sequence ATGCGGACGCGCGGCTTCACGCTCATCGAGATCATGGTCGCGCTCGCGGTGTTCAGCCTCGCGGTGCTCGCGCTGCTGCGGCTCGAGACCGCAACGATCCGCGGCGCCCGCACGCTCGACGAGAGCCTCGTCGCCGGCCTCGTCGCGCGCAACGTCGCCAACGATGCGGTCACCGAGGCGCAGCCGCCCGTCGCCGGCCGCACGACGGGCAGCGAGGTCAATGGCGGCCGGACGTGGACCTGGGTGCGGCAGGTGCGCGGCACCGGCAATGCCGCGATCGTCCGCATCGACGTCGCGGTGACCAACCGCGCCGGCCAGATCGTCGGCCGCACCACCGCCATCCGCCCGCCGGACCAGCCGTCGTGA